A genome region from Candidatus Poribacteria bacterium includes the following:
- a CDS encoding YvcK family protein, with product MTLKLACIGGGSGLSALLSGIKRYADLEIGKDNIIDLDSLAAIVTVSDDGGSSGRLVEEFDMLPPGDIRRLLFTLSDADELAGLFEYRFSSNGELGGHTVGNILLTALTELKGNFPKAIQAASRLLAVRGRIIPVTLDYTILCAELADGEIVHGESTIPMRENREPIRRVFFEPRENGKTHHPTDGSYECQAHKGATDALLNADVILIGPGSLYTSIMPNLVIKGIVEAIQQSPAMKIYICNVMTQPGETDGYAVTDHVNAVLDHAKIALDYVLVNNQPAPTEIIQEYVRQELVAQLTRIRSLSEEGLSMLYGNTAHPMDVLNLAKHISLLSAETMQVADAAKVQVSYNREGESLEEEGIRVVEADLICGMVVTEGGVEMNVIRHDPEKLVRSLVKIFKNHPKLQESV from the coding sequence ATGACTTTGAAACTTGCCTGCATCGGAGGCGGAAGTGGTTTATCTGCTCTTCTCAGCGGCATCAAGCGGTATGCTGATTTAGAGATAGGTAAAGACAACATTATTGATTTAGATAGTTTGGCAGCGATCGTCACCGTTTCAGATGATGGTGGAAGTTCAGGACGGCTCGTTGAAGAATTTGATATGCTACCGCCTGGTGACATCCGAAGGCTTCTATTTACCTTGTCCGATGCCGATGAACTCGCGGGGCTTTTTGAATACCGGTTCTCAAGCAACGGTGAACTCGGCGGACATACCGTCGGAAATATCCTCTTAACCGCGTTGACAGAACTGAAGGGCAACTTCCCGAAGGCAATTCAAGCCGCCTCCCGCCTCCTCGCTGTCCGAGGTAGAATCATCCCTGTTACTTTGGATTACACCATACTCTGTGCGGAACTCGCCGATGGCGAAATCGTTCATGGTGAATCAACGATTCCTATGCGAGAGAATCGCGAACCTATCAGGCGCGTCTTCTTTGAACCCCGCGAAAATGGAAAAACGCATCACCCAACTGACGGCTCTTATGAATGTCAAGCGCATAAAGGCGCAACAGATGCCCTTCTTAATGCAGATGTTATCCTTATCGGTCCCGGAAGCCTATACACCAGCATTATGCCGAATCTCGTTATCAAAGGGATTGTAGAAGCGATACAACAGTCCCCCGCAATGAAAATCTACATCTGTAACGTAATGACACAACCCGGGGAAACCGATGGGTATGCCGTGACCGACCATGTGAACGCTGTCCTTGACCATGCGAAGATTGCGCTTGACTACGTTCTCGTCAACAACCAACCTGCCCCGACGGAGATCATTCAAGAGTATGTGCGCCAAGAATTGGTCGCACAATTGACGCGAATCCGTTCGCTGTCGGAAGAAGGGTTGTCAATGCTCTATGGGAATACCGCGCATCCGATGGATGTGCTCAACTTGGCGAAACATATTTCCTTGCTGTCAGCGGAAACAATGCAGGTTGCGGATGCAGCAAAGGTCCAGGTTTCCTATAACCGTGAGGGGGAATCACTTGAAGAGGAAGGCATTCGTGTGGTTGAAGCGGACCTCATTTGCGGTATGGTGGTAACTGAAGGTGGCGTCGAAATGAACGTAATCCGCCACGACCCCGAAAAGTTAGTCCGCTCTCTCGTTAAAATCTTTAAAAACCATCCCAAACTCCAAGAGTCAGTCTAA
- the glmM gene encoding phosphoglucosamine mutase has translation MGKVGKPIISVSGVRGEVGISLDVRVITQFAMAFGTFVGGRTVVIGRDSRTSSPTLRHAVLAGLFATGCHVIDVGLCPTPTVLLMAKALHAQGSITITASHNPVAWNGIELASASGNLLTQAERDELLRIYEAEDFALAPWNEQGTLETYEDATAYHLEQVLCSSWLRPKLIQKTGLKVVIDCGNGAGSVISPSLLRKLGCRVVALNCVADGNFRRPAEPTPDALDELCEIVSASGADIGLAHDGDADRLVVVTERGVPLSGEWTLAFVVDFILSKTKGDLVATVSTSRMLDDIAANHGVTLHRTKVGVGWVVEKMQEVGAVIGGEGTGGVIYPNVHYTTDGITSIAAIVQHLAESGGTVTQLVENMPQYQMCQKKLEIPSQEVATHLVDTVLKVYKEECDTGTELSLELTDGVKRVWSDRWVNIRKSGTEPVIRVFSEAPTSEAAERLCDETLETLTTLMKQMSY, from the coding sequence ATGGGAAAAGTAGGAAAACCGATTATTAGTGTTTCAGGCGTTCGTGGAGAGGTTGGCATCTCGCTTGATGTCCGAGTCATTACGCAATTCGCAATGGCATTTGGCACTTTTGTCGGTGGTAGAACAGTCGTCATCGGTAGGGATTCCCGCACCTCAAGTCCGACGCTTAGACATGCAGTCCTCGCCGGGCTTTTTGCGACCGGATGTCACGTCATTGATGTGGGGCTTTGTCCGACACCGACTGTCCTCTTGATGGCGAAGGCACTGCACGCGCAGGGAAGTATAACCATTACAGCAAGTCATAACCCAGTCGCTTGGAACGGCATCGAATTGGCATCTGCCTCAGGTAACCTCCTGACACAAGCAGAACGCGATGAATTGCTACGCATCTACGAAGCAGAGGATTTCGCGCTCGCGCCTTGGAATGAACAAGGGACACTTGAAACTTACGAAGATGCAACGGCGTATCACTTAGAACAGGTGCTATGTTCCTCTTGGCTTAGACCGAAATTAATTCAAAAGACTGGATTGAAGGTCGTAATTGATTGCGGGAACGGTGCTGGCAGCGTTATCAGTCCATCGCTCTTGAGGAAACTCGGCTGTCGGGTTGTTGCACTAAATTGTGTCGCGGACGGAAATTTCCGCCGCCCTGCTGAACCTACACCTGATGCGTTAGATGAACTCTGTGAAATTGTCTCAGCGTCCGGGGCAGATATTGGCTTGGCACACGATGGTGATGCCGATCGACTTGTTGTTGTCACAGAACGCGGTGTGCCGCTCAGCGGTGAATGGACGCTCGCCTTCGTCGTCGATTTTATCCTCAGCAAAACGAAAGGTGACCTCGTCGCGACGGTATCAACAAGCAGAATGTTAGACGATATTGCGGCGAATCACGGGGTAACACTGCATCGTACGAAAGTGGGTGTAGGTTGGGTGGTTGAGAAGATGCAAGAAGTTGGGGCAGTCATTGGCGGGGAAGGCACTGGTGGTGTCATTTACCCTAATGTGCACTACACAACGGACGGAATCACCTCTATTGCAGCGATTGTTCAACACCTCGCTGAATCTGGTGGTACTGTAACGCAGCTCGTGGAGAACATGCCGCAATATCAGATGTGCCAGAAAAAATTGGAGATCCCGTCGCAAGAAGTTGCGACGCACCTTGTTGATACGGTTTTAAAGGTGTATAAAGAAGAATGTGACACTGGAACGGAACTATCCCTTGAACTAACGGATGGTGTTAAACGTGTCTGGAGCGATCGGTGGGTAAACATTCGCAAATCGGGTACAGAACCCGTAATCCGAGTTTTTAGTGAAGCCCCGACTTCCGAAGCGGCAGAGCGATTGTGTGATGAAACACTTGAAACTTTGACGACCTTAATGAAACAGATGTCGTATTAA